The DNA sequence ATCTCAATTTAAGGATTATTATTTGCTTTtgagtttaataatttaattatttatctaagaTAATTATTTACtctattatttaaataaaattatataatatataataactttaaatacttaaaattgttaattttgttaaaaaaaattatgcttgTTCTCTTTTAAATTCGTCCCtgcttcaaaaaaaaattatttaaaactaAGGGTAGAAAATCATAATAAGCAAACTGGCTCAAAAAAttacgtaaatacgccaaagcaaaaatcgtttcagcaataagccagaccgtatttttatataattcgaaccaggttggttcgaattCTATTTGTTAGTAAATCGAACCAGGTGAGTTCGAATTAGGGTTTTTTGTTGGTAATAAAtcgaaccagcctggttcgaattaagaatgaaggtaattcgaaccatggtggttcgaattatagagagagaaggtttccatgtaattcgaaccgggctggttcgaattacaccaaTCATAGTTCGAACCAGGCCGGTTCGAATTAGTGTGAGACTGAGCTGTATATATAtggttccaaacgtgaattagtctcattagagggaataggatggctagtgaggagagttttgTGGTTTTGGTGCACCACAAAGGATCTGTTAATAGAAAAACTCGTTCCGGAGTAAAGTTCACAGATAAGAATCCTCTATGTATTGTCATAACATCTACGACGAGTTATGATGACCTTGTTAGCGCTGTACTAATGAAGCTCGGGCTGGAGGGTGCGAAGCGGGTAAAGAAGTTTTTCTATCGCATTCCAGTCACGGTGCTACAGAATACGGTGAAGTATGATTGCTTCACGATTAATAATGATGTGGACTTGCAAGTAATGTTTCTTTGTCGGCGGCAGTTTCCGGAGGTGAGGACACCGGAGTTGTTGGCACGGCTGGTTGATGTTGTATCCAGCTCCGGCGGTTCGAACAGGAATACGAACACTATAGCGAATCCAGCAGGTTCTAGTTCCCGGCCTGCCGTTGCTTCCTCGTCCGTCCCTGTGTACGAACCAGTGGTCCAACATGTCGCCTCCCCATCTTTCGCTGTTGACCTCAATGGCACCGATGGCGACGAGGTAGTGGAAAGGGAAAATTTGCCGAACGCTTTATTGGGAGTTGCACCTGTTGGCGTAGGAGACGGTTTTTTGGACGATGAAGAGGAGGATGACGTCGAGCCGGATATGATTGACGATGATAGCGCTGATGATATTGGAGCGACCGGGCCTGCATTGGAGGTAGGTGGTTCTAGCTCTGGCACACAGCAGTATCCACCACATTTTTTCTCGTTGGACTTGGACGCCATGAGACATGAGGGGGTTTTAGGGCATGCTGTTGGATTCGGAGCTAGAGATGCGGAAGGGACTACTGGTCTGACAGAGTTCCAGGTTGGTCAGCAATTCCAGGATAAAGATGAGGCCCTTTTAAGTGTGAAGACTTACAGCATCCGGCGAGGGGTACAGTACAAGGTGGTGGAGTCCGATCACCGCCGGTATGTGGGCAAGTGTTCCGAGTTTGGGAATGGGTGCACATGGTTGATTCGACTGAGTCTCCGGAAGCGCAAGGGCATTTGGGAGGTCAAACGGTACAATGGACCTCACACTTGCCTGGCCACATCCATCTCGAGTGACCACAGGAGTTTGGATTATCATGTGATTTCGGCGTTCATCATGCCAATGGTTAGGGCCGATGCATCCGTGAGCATCAAGGTACTCCTGAACGCCACGGCAGCGCACTTCGGTTTTAGGCCGACTTACCGGAGGGTTTGGATGGCGAAGCAGAAATCTATTGCCATCATTTACGGTGACTGGGATGAGTCCTACAACGACCTGCCTAGGTGGGTGTTGGGTGTGCAGCTGACGATGCCTGGTAGTGTTGTCGTCCTTAAGACGACCCCGGTTCGAGTTGGAGGACAAGTGGACGAGTCTCAAGCGTACTTTCACAGGCTTTTCTGGACTTTCCCGCCGTGCATCGAGGCATTCCGTCATTGCAAGCCGCTAGTGAGCATTGACGGCACACATCTGTATGGGAAGTATGGGGGGACGTTGCTCATCGCGATTGCACAGGACGGGAACTCGAACATTCTACCTGTcgcattggtgcacgaaattgcaataacacttttgtaatcccgcacaactaaccagcaagtgcactgggtcgtccaagtaataccttgcgtgagcaagggtcgatcccacggagattgtcggcttgaagcaagctatggttatcttgtaaatcttagtcaggagatcagaaattatcaggattgattgtgaaaagcaaaagaacatgaaatggttacttgttttgcagtaatggcgaataggttggggtttttggagatgctccatcttctgaatctctgcttttctactgtcttcttcatcaaacacgcaagtctccttccatggcaagctcgtgtagggtttcaccgttgtcaatggctacctcccatcctcgcagtgaaagctaatgcacgcactctgtcacagtactgccaatcaccggtttggttccctcccctaccggaatagaatccctcttttgcgtctgtcactaacgcccagtaggttacaggtttgaagcacgtcacagtcattcaatcattgaatcctactcagaataccacagacaaggtttagaccttccggattctcttgaatgctgccatcaggtcctgcctataccacgaagattccgattaaagaacccaagagataactactcaatctaagatagaacagaggtggttgtcaggcacgtgttcatagttgagaatgatgatgattgtcacggatcatcacattcatccggattaagaacaagtgttatcttagaatggaaacaagcatgattgaataagaaacagtagtaattgcattaatccatcaagacacagcagagctcctcacccccaaccatggggtttagaggctcatactgtggaaagaaacgtgtacaaaatgttatgaggtcatgaggtacggatacaatgtcaaaagatcctattaatagtaaactagtgtcctaaggtttacagaaatgagtaaatgacataaaaatccacttccgggcccacttggtgtgtgcttgggctgagcaatgaaggaatttcgtgtagagaccttttctggagttaaacgccagctttcatgccagtttgggcgtttaactccaaattttatgccagttccggcgtttaacgctggaatttctgtaggtgactttgagcgccggtttgggccatcaaatcttgggcaaagtatggactattatatattgctggaaatcccaggatgtctactttccaatgccgttgagagcgcgccaattgggcttctgtagctccagaaaatccacttcgagtgcagggaggtcagaatccaacagcatctgcagtccttttcagtctctggattagatttttgctcaggaccctcaatttcagccagaaaatacctgaaatcacagaaaaacacacaaactcacagtaaagtccagaaaagtgaattttaattaaaaactaataaaaatatactaaaaactaactaaaagataccaaaaacttactaaaaacaatgccaaaaagcatacaaattatccgctcatcacaataccaaacttaaattgttgcttgtccccaagcaactgaaaatcaaaataggataaaaagaagagaatatactatagactccaaaatatcaaagaaacatagctccaattagatgagcgggactagtagctttttgcctccgaacagttttggcatctcactctatcctttgaagttcagaatgattagcatctataagaactcagaactcagatagtgttattgattctcctagttaagtatattgattcttgaacatagccagtgtatgagtcttggctgtggcccgaagcactctgtctttcagtattaccaccggatacatacatgccacagacacataattgggtgaaccttcttagattgtgactcagctttgctaaagtccccaattagaggtgtccagggttcttaagcacactcttttgccttggatcacaactttattccttttctttttctttttcttttttttttttcgaaaatttttttttcgtttttttttttttgtattcactgctttttcttgcttcaagaatcaatttgatgatttttcagatcctcaataacagttctcttttctcctcattctttcaagagccaacaattttaacattcttaaatcaacaaattcaaaagacatatgcactgttcaagcattcattcagaaaacaaaaagtattgtcaccacatcaaactaattcaactagtttcagagataaattttgaaatcctgtacttcttgttcttttgtgattaaagcatttttcttttaagagaggtgatggattcataggacattcatagctttaaggcataaactttattaattttattaattaagaacaagactcaaatatagatataagatgaaactaaaaaaaataaaattagaaaacaaaacaagaaaaacgaaaaaaataggctcctaatgatagaggttttcacagagttaggactcaacaaccttgattttgagaagtggatgttccctcagcttgagaggagaacttttggcgtttcatctcttgaatttcacgcccctgcttctcttgttccttcagtaatttgcagagcatgcagttctgattctgctgttcctccttcagttgctccatagtctcttgcaacttgttaatagatgcttctaggttggaccagtagtcaattcttgggaattcagggaggaattcctgcgccctcctcttgatggagttgtcttgcacttgtccttccattgacttcttagtgattgggtgttcaatgggtatgaactcatccactcccatcttcaccccagcctctttacagagcaaggaaatcaagcttggataagccaatttggcttcagtggaattcttatttgcaattgtgtagatctcacaagcaatcacatgatgcacctccacttcttttccaagcataatgcaatgaatcatcactgctctcttgatggtgacctcagaacggttgctagtgggcaatatggaatgcccaataaagtctagccaacctcttgcaattggtttgaggtctcccctcttgagttggtttgggacacccttagaattggttatccacttagttccagggaggcatatgtcctctagaacttgatccaaccccttatctactctcaccatcctcctattaaaggaatcaggatcatcttgcagttgaggcaacttgaagatttctcttattttgtccagatgaaagtacataactttccctctgaccatggttctgtaggtatggtaagcggttccagtcattctctgcttatctgttagccacagatttgagtagaattcctgaaccatgttccttccaacctttgtttcaggattggttagagcttcccatcctctgtttcgaatttgctcttggatccccggatattcatcttctttcagatcaaatttaacttccggaaTCACTGACCTCAggcccattattttatgataatggtcttcatgttctttggttaagaacttctcttcattccaaagattctttggattattctctttcttgcctctcaaattggtttgttttcccttaggagccatgatattgatgaatcttggcttagtgatcacggaaaagcacaccaaacttagaggtttgcttgtcctcaagcaaaagagaagagagaagagagggggaggaagagaaaattcgaatggtgtggttggaagaggggaacaaacgtgtatttataaggtggggaggggagttttcgaaaaagaaagaggaatttgaaaggagatttgagaagatatgagaagaaattgagaaaagggtgaaattttgaacaatgtttgtaattgatttgaaataaattttaaaaaaaggttttgatttttgaagatttgaaagtgaatgatgaatgattgaagtgtgattttgtagaaaagtatgggtgagaaaaggaaagtttgaaaaaatctgatttgaaaacaaaattgtggtccccccaccaagctggcgttaaacgcccagaatggcacccattctggcgtttaacgcccatttgttgccccatttgggcgtttaacgcccagccaggtaccctggctggcgttaaacaccagaaatccttcctcactgggcgtttttccaaaacgcccaggatgctgcacacctggcgttaaacgcccagaatggtgcccattctggcgtttaacgcccaaaatggcaccattcctggcgttaaacgcccagaatggtacccattctggcgtttaacgcccaaaatgccccttactggcgttttttcgccagtaagctcattttctctgctttttgagctgaatccttctgtaactctgtgaattccttcatttttgatatttgcctttgtaagaacaattcatacaaccttctaatgactgggttgcctcccagcaagcgcttctttactgtctttagctggactttcactgcgaatcactcaagtctcagttttgagcattcctgctcaaaatttccttcaagatagtgcttgatcctctgtccattaacaatgaacttcttgtcagaatcaatatcctgaagctcaacatatccatatggtgatactcctgtaatcacatacggacccctccaccgggacttgagctttcctggaaacagtttgagcctggagttgaagagcagaactttttgtcctggctcaaagactctggctgacaatctcttgtcatgccacttttttgccttttccttataaatttttgcattttcaaaggcattgagtctgaactcctctagctcatttagctggagcagtcttttctcaccagctaactgtgcatccatgtttaggaatctggttgcccagtaggctttctgttccagttccacgggcaaatggcaggccttcccatacaccaattggtatggagaggttcctataggagtcttgaatgctgttctgtatgcccacagagcatcatccaagctctttgcccaatcctttcttcgggctatcacagtccgttctaggattctttttagctctctgttagagacttcagcttgcccatttgtctgtggatgatacggagttgccactttatggctgattccatatctaaccatagcagagtatagctgtttattgcagaaatgagtgccctcatcactgattagcactctggggacgccaaacctgctgaaaatgtttttctggaggaattttagcacggtcttggtatcattagtgggtgtagcaattgcttctacccacttagatacatagtccactgccaccagaatgtaagtgtttgagtatgatggtgggaatggccccatgaagtcaattccccatacatcaaacaattctatctctaatattccttgttgaggcatggcgtatccgtgaggcaggttaccagctctttggcaactgtcacagctacgcacaaactctcgggagtctttatagagagtaggccagtagaagccgcactggagaactttagtggctgttcgctcacttccaaaatgtcctccataatgtgatccatggcagtgccataggatcttttgtgcttcttctgggtatacacctgcggatcactccgtcagcacatctcttaaagagatatggttcatcccaaaggtagtacttggcatctgaaattagtttctttctcacactgctgtactccttgggtatgaaccttacagctttataatttgcaatgtctgcaaaccatggagcttcctgaatggcaaagagttgctcatctgggaaagtctcagagatctcagtagaagggagggacgccccagctactggttctatccgggacagatgatcagccacttgattttctgtcccttttctgtctcttatttctatatcaaactcttgcagaagcaacacccatcttataagcctgggttttgaatcctgctttgtgagtaagtatttaagagcagcatggtcagtgtacacaatcacctttgatcccactaagtaggatctaaacttgtcaatggcgtataccactgcaagtaactctttttctgtggttgtgtagttcttctgtgcgtcatttagaacacggctagcataacaaatgacatgcagaagtttgttatgcctctgtcccaacactgcaccaatggcatggtcactggcatcacacattaattcaaatggtaatgcccaatctggtgcagagatgactggtgctgtgaccagcttagctttcagggtctcaaatgcctgcagacactgtgtgtcaaacacaaatggtgtgtcagcagctaacaggttactcaaaggtttggcaattttcgaaaaatccttgataaaccttctgtagaatcctgcatgccccagaaagcttctgattgccttaacattggcaggtggtggtaatttttcaattacctcttcctttgccttatccacctctattcccctgcttgaaattttgtgcccaaggacaattccttcagtcaccataaagtgacatttctcccagtttaaaaccaggttagtctcttggcatcttttcaggacaagtgataggtggttaagacaggagctaaatgagtctccatatactgaaaagtcatccatgaagacttccagaaatttctctaccatatctgagaagatagagagcatgcacctctgaaaggttgcaggtgcattgcacagaccaaaaggcatccttctgtaggcaaacacgccagaagggcaagtaaatgctgttttctcttggtcctgaggatctactgcaatctggttgtagcctgaatagccatccaaaaagcagtagtagtcatgaccagctagtctttcaagcatttggtctatgaatggtaaaggaaaatgatcctttctggtggctgtattgagtcttctgtagtcaatacacatgcgccaccctgtgactgttcttgtaggaaccagttcatttttttcattatgaaccactgtcatgcctccctttttgggaacaacttggacagggctcacccaggggctatcagaaataggataaataatcccagcctctagtaatttagtgacctctttctgcaccacctccttcatggcaggatttagcctcctctgtggttgaaccactggtttggcattatcctccaacaggatcttgtgcatgcatctagctgggctaatgcccttgagatcactgatggaccacccaagagctgtcttgtgtgtccttagcactttaatcagtgcttcctcttcctgtggatttaaagctgagcttataatcactggaaaagtgtcaccctctcccaaaaatacatatttcagggatgatggtaatggtttgagttcaggcttaggagacttatcctcctcctgaggaattttcgaaaattcctttgcctcctctggctcttcctgatcagtttgagcatctttgaagatgtcctcaagctctgattctaggctttcagccatattgatctcttctaccagagagtcaataatgtcagcgtccatgcagtcctctggtgtgtctggatgctgcatagcttttacagcattcaacttgaactcatcctcattgactctcagggttacttcccctttttgtacatcaatgagagttcgtccagttgctaggaaaggtcttcctagaatgagagttgcactcttgtgctcctccattccagcaccacaaagtcagttggaaaggcaaaggcccaaccttgacaatcatgtcctctattatgcctgatgggtgtttaatggagccatcagcaagttggaggcatatcctggttggtttgacttctccaatcaacccaagctttgatagtggatgcaggtattaaattgatacttgctccaagatcacataaggctatcttggtgtaagtgccttccaatgtgcatggtatcagaaagctccaggatcttgaagcttttctggtaagctttttagaatgactgcactgcattcttcagtgagaaacactttttcagtgtctctccagtccttcttatgacttaagatctctttcatgaacttagcataagagggtattgctcaagtgcctctgcaaaaggaatctttatttcaagagtccttaatagtctgcaaagcgggcaaattgcttatcctgttccgctttgcggagtttctgaggataaggcatcttggcttgatattcttcaacctagatgctgcaggtttattccttacagaagtggtgaagaagccttgttagagggattactgtcagcactctcaggtgtctgattttcccttggcgtttggacgccaggaatgggtggaaaatgggcgtttaacgccaacttttcccccttttctggcgtttgaacgccagaactgggcaaggagtgggcgtttaacgccagctttccttccctttctggcgtttgaacgccaatattcctctctgggctcttactgtcctcagagggattttgaacagtgggttggttgtcctctgtcatttgttccttatttggctttttgctcttctgaacagtgttattcaaggtctttccactcctcaattgaactgtttgacactcctctgttatctgtttagatatttgctgttttgcttgattcaactgtagttctatgcttttattagcaactttagtttcatggagcatctctttaaattctgctaattgttctgtcatcaggagcaattgttgattgagctcattcatctgttcttgaggattaggatcagtgactaatgccatggcttcctcttctggagagaactcattgctagagtacagatattggtttctagcaacagtgtctataagctcttgagcttcttcaattgtcttcctcatgtgtatagatccaccagctgagtggtctaaagacatctgagctttctctgtaagcccataatagaaaatgtctaactggacccactctgaaaacatttcagagggacatttccttagcatacctctatacctctcccaggcattataaagggattcattatcctcttgtttaaagccttggatgtccagccttagctgtgtcatcctttttggagggtaaaaatgattcaggaatttgtctgacaactgtttccatgtctttatacTTGCTGTAGGTGGTTATTTaacaccttttagcttgatcttttacagcaaatggaaacagtaatagtctgtagacatcctgatctacctctttatcatgtactgtgtcagtaatttgtaaaaactgtgccagaaactcagtaggttcttcctgtggaagaccggaatactggcaattttgctgcactatgataatgagttgaggatttagctcaaagctgcttgctttgatgggaggtatacagatgctactcccatatgcagctgtaatggggttagcataagaccccagagtccttttggactgattgattccacttgagtccattatggacaaaagggaaatgatgataattgcaaggagataaattttgctttttttttttttttgaaataaccgaaaaaaaaattaaaataaaataaaataaataaaacaaaaagaaaataaaataaaattcaaaaattaaaaataaaataagatcaaagcaatttgagaactgaatcaattagtaaagaaaaagattttgaaaacagcaattaagaagatatgattgaaaaatttttatgaaagagatttgattcttaaaaagaggaaagagaaaaacacaaaaagacaccaaacttcaaatttttagaaaatcaaacactaaattttggaaaatttttaaaggaaaaacacaaagaggacaccaaacttagaacttttgtaaatcaaaaagggactaagaacaagaaaaattcgaaatttaaaagaaaaacaaaagcatgcaattgacaccaaacttagaatataaaactagactcaactaaaagactctaaaccaacaaaaagaaaacagtcctaatctaagcaacaagataagccgtcagttgtccaaactcgaacaatccccggcaacggcgccaaaaacttggtgcacgaaattgcaataacacttttgcaatcccgcacaactaaccagcaagtgcactgggtcgtccaagtaataccttgcggagcaagggtcgatcccacggagattgtcggcttgaagcaagctatggttatcttgtaaatcttagtcaggagatcagaaattatcaggattgattgtgaaaagcaaaagaacatgaaatggttacttgttttgcagtaatggcgAATAggtggggttttggagatgctccatcttctgaatctctgctttctactgttcttcatcaaacacgcaagtctccttcc is a window from the Arachis stenosperma cultivar V10309 chromosome 3, arast.V10309.gnm1.PFL2, whole genome shotgun sequence genome containing:
- the LOC130967104 gene encoding uncharacterized protein LOC130967104 translates to MASEESFVVLVHHKGSVNRKTRSGVKFTDKNPLCIVITSTTSYDDLVSAVLMKLGLEGAKRVKKFFYRIPVTVLQNTVKYDCFTINNDVDLQVMFLCRRQFPEVRTPELLARLVDVVSSSGGSNRNTNTIANPAGSSSRPAVASSSVPVYEPVVQHVASPSFAVDLNGTDGDEVVERENLPNALLGVAPVGVGDGFLDDEEEDDVEPDMIDDDSADDIGATGPALEVGGSSSGTQQYPPHFFSLDLDAMRHEGVLGHAVGFGARDAEGTTGLTEFQVGQQFQDKDEALLSVKTYSIRRGVQYKVVESDHRRYVGKCSEFGNGCTWLIRLSLRKRKGIWEVKRYNGPHTCLATSISSDHRSLDYHVISAFIMPMVRADASVSIKVLLNATAAHFGFRPTYRRVWMAKQKSIAIIYGDWDESYNDLPRWVLGVQLTMPGSVVVLKTTPVRVGGQVDESQAYFHRLFWTFPPCIEAFRHCKPLVSIDGTHLYGKYGGTLLIAIAQDGNSNILPVALHVTPQPGLLVISDRHNGIKAALEAPDGGWLRHLRTVHSAYDTANFSKGKETLGGY